Proteins found in one Pyrus communis chromosome 15, drPyrComm1.1, whole genome shotgun sequence genomic segment:
- the LOC137716836 gene encoding DEAD-box ATP-dependent RNA helicase 32-like: MRKLISTKSRIQSQHSELHEIELLKSWIESQQPERGSNPMSLPALPSDARAGRLDSTRFSRYAGATRFDQLPISKKTKDALRQCNKYVQMSDIQRACLPHALCGRDVRGAAKTGSGKTLAFVIPIVEKLYRGRWCPQDGVVSIVISPTREIASQTFDVLRLVGRHHSFSAALLIGGRRGKDVQVEKELVNECNILVCTPGRLLQHMDETPHFDCSQLQVFVLDEVDSMLSDPSFKQTMNAIISQLPKQRQTLLFSATHPKDVKDLAVLCLKDPEFLSVHEKSVTATPNKLRQTFVIVPLHQKLDMLWSFIKRNLKSRILVFLSTRKQVQFVCEAFKMLSPTITWMALYGKLDQRRRMATVSEFSNQPSVLFSTDVASRGLDFNQGVDWVVQVDCPGDVASYIHRVGRTARFDSVGKSLLFLMPSEEKMLEKLQAANIPIREIKPNKNVGQSVSGKLANFIVQYPGLLHARAQSALKTYLKSVTKKDKEIFDVTKLPIDEFSASIGLASTPRIRFLSNKIKSSSKKASELSPVVEPELLDKDHELELLPKEELVLGASSDEERDKDPLPTNGTAPPCTASTRVSKKKKKLKINIHRPVGTRVVFDEEGNTLPPLASLADISNASGLLDQIQDKKNEYYKKLREGLKKVDKDDKVVDGHRRREKRLKDKIRSKRGDTDEEPEEEEEEDVSDSEGEPCADRPHKRPKIYFGSDSDGEIKERKDKPGFVADSISLEEQEAVALKLLSSMHS, translated from the exons ATGAGAAAACTCATATCAACGAAATCTCGCATCCAAAGTCAACACTCTGAGCTCCACGAAATCGAGCTTCTGAAATCGTGGATCGAATCCCAGCAACCCGAACGCGGCTCCAACCCCATGTCTCTCCCCGCTTTGCCCTCAGACGCCCGCGCTGGCCGCCTCGACTCCACACGATTTTCGCGCTACGCCGGTGCCACCAGGTTCGACCAGCTGCCCATTTCTAAGAAGACCAAGGACGCCTTGCGCCAATGCAACAAGTACGTCCAAATGAGCGATATTCAGAGGGCGTGTTTGCCCCACGCCTTATGCGGCAGAGATGTTCGCGGTGCTGCCAAGACTGGCTCCGGAAAGACTCTTGCTTTTGTAATTCCA ATTGTGGAAAAATTGTACAGAGGGAGATGGTGTCCTCAGGATGGGGTGGTCAGCATCGTAATCTCTCCGACGAGGGAAATAGCCAGTCAAACATTTGACGTGTTGAGATTGGTGGGGAGGCACCATAGTTTTAGTGCTGCCCTCCTAATTGGTGGTCGCCGTGGAAAAGATGTCCAAGTAGAGAAGGAGCTCGTAAATGAGTGCAACATATTGGTTTGCACGCCCGGCCGGCTTCTTCAGCACATGGATGAAACACCGCATTTTGACTGTTCACAGCTTCAG GTTTTTGTCCTTGACGAGGTGGATAGTATGCTCAGCGATCCAAGTTTTAAGCAGACAATGAATGCAATCATTTCACAGCTACCAAAGCAAAGGCAAACCTTGCTCTTCTCGGCAACTCACCCAAAGGATGTTAAGGATCTTGCGGTTCTATGTTTGAAGGATCCAGAATTTCTGAGCGTGCATGAGAAGTCTGTGACAGCCACTCCTAATAAATTGCGGCAAACATTTGTCATCGTCCCTCTTCACCAAAAGTTAGACATGTTGTGGAGCTTCATAAAAAGAAATCTAAAATCCAGGATTCTAGTGTTTCTATCGACCAGAAAGCAA GTACAATTTGTATGTGAAGCATTTAAAATGCTTTCTCCTACAATAACCTGGATGGCTCTTTATGGTAAGTTGGATCAACGTAGAAGAATGGCAACCGTCTCAGAGTTTAGTAACCAACCTTCCGTACTTTTTTCGACTGATGTGGCTTCAAGAGGCCTTGATTTCAACCAGGGAGTTGACTGGGttgttcag GTGGATTGTCCAGGAGATGTTGCATCTTACATACACAGAGTTGGTCGAACTGCTCGCTTTGATTCAGTAGGGAAATCACTTTTATTTCTGATGCCGTCTGAAGAAAAAATGCTTGAGAAATTACAAGCGGCAAACATACCTATACGGGAAATAAAG CCTAACAAGAACGTAGGGCAATCAGTGTCTGGAAAGTTGGCAAATTTTATAGTCCAGTACCCAGGTCTACTGCATGCTCGGGCTCAAAGTGCCCTTAAAACGTATCTGAAGTCTGTTACCAAGAAGGACAAAGAGATTTTTGACGTTACGAAACTACCAATTGATGAGTTTTCTGCATCCATAGGTCTAGCATCAACCCCCAGAATACGTTTTTTAAGCAACAAAATCAAGTCCTCATCCAAGAAGGCGTCAGAACTATCTCCCGTTGTTGAACCAGAGCTTTTGGACAAGGACCATGAATTGGAGCTGCTTCCTAAAGAGGAGCTTGTTCTTGGTGCTTCTAGTGACGAGGAAAGGGATAAAGATCCTCTTCCAACAAATGGTACAGC ACCGCCTTGTACAGCGTCAACTCGGgtttcgaagaagaagaagaagttaaaGATCAATATCCATAGACCAGTGGGAACTAGAGTTGTTTTTGACGAGGAAGGCAACACGCTACCACCACTAGCAAGCCTGGCTGATATCAGCAATGCCAGTGGTCTGCTCGATCAAATTCAAG ACAAGAAAAACGAATATTATAAGAAGCTTAGGGAAGGTTTGAAGAAGGTGGACAAGGATGACAAGGTTGTGGACGGTCATCGCCGCCGTGAGAAGCGTTTGAAGGATAAGATTAGGTCGAAGAGAGGGGACACAGACGAGGagccggaggaggaggaggaggaggatgttTCAGATTCGGAAGGAGAGCCGTGTGCCGATCGACCCCACAAAAGGCCAAAGATATACTTTGGTAGTGATAGCGACGGGgagataaaagaaagaaaggacaAACCGGGGTTCGTTGCTGACTCAATATCTTTGGAGGAACAAGAGGCTGTTGCTCTCAAATTGTTAAGTTCCATGCACTCGTAA